The Ramlibacter algicola genome segment CTACGTGAAGGTGAAGTCCTGAGCGCAGCGAAGGACTTCATCCCGGCGAAAGCCGCGATCCACCCCCATCCCAAAGGAACGCCCCCATGGAAGACATCGTCATCGTTTCCGCCGTTCGCACCGCGATCGGCAAGTTCGGCGGCTCGCTCGCCAAGGTGCCCGCGCCGGAGCTCGGCGCCATCGTGATCCGCGAGGCGCTCGCGCGCGCCAACGTCGACCCGGCGCAGGTCAGCGAAGTCATCATGGGCCAGGTGCTCGCGGCGGGCTCGGGGCAGAACCCCGCGCGCCAGGCGCTGATCAAGGCGGGGCTGCCCAAGGAAGTGCCGGGCCTGACCATCAACGCCGTCTGCGGCTCGGGCCTGAAGGCCGTGATGCTGGCCGCGCAGGCCATCGCCTGGGGCGATGCCGAGATCGTGGTCGCGGGCGGGCAGGAGAACATGAGCGCCGCGCCGCACGTGCTGCTGAACTCGCGCGACGGCCAGCGCATGGGCGACTGGAAGATGATCGATTCGATGATCGTCGACGGCCTCTGGGACGTCTACAACCAGTACCACATGGGCGTCACGGCCGAGAACGTCGCCAGGGAGCACAACATCGCGCGCGCCGCGCAGGACGAGCTCGCGCTGGCCAGCCAGCGGAAGGCCGCGGGCGCGCAGGAAGCCGGCCGGTTCAAGGACGAGATCGTCCCCGTCTCCATCCCGCAGAAGAAGGGCGACCCGGTCGTCTTCGCGCAGGACGAGTTCATCAACAAGAAGACCAGTGCCGAGGCGCTCGCGGGTCTCCGCCCGGCGTTCGACAAGGCCGGCACGGTGACGGCCGGCAATGCATCGGGCATCAACGACGGCGCCGCGGCGCTGGTCGTGATGTCGGCGAAGAAGGCGCAGGCGCTGGGCCTGAAGCCGCTGGCGCGCATCGCCTCGTTCGGCACCTCCGGCCTCGATCCGGCCACGATGGGCATGGGCCCGGTGCCCGCCTCGCGCAAGGCGCTGCAGCGCGCCGGCTGGAAGGTGCAGGACGTCGACCTGTTCGAGCTCAACGAAGCCTTCGCGGCGCAGGCCTGTGCGGTCAACAAGGCGCTGGACATCGACCCGGCCAAGGTCAACGTCAACGGCGGCGCCATCGCGCTGGGCCACCCCATCGGTGCGTCCGGTGCGCGCATCCTCGTCACGCTGCTGCACGAGATGCAGCGCCGGGACGCGAAGAAGGGGCTCGCCGCGCTTTGCATCGGCGGCGGCATGGGAGTTTCCCTCGCCGTGGACCGGGGTTGATTGGCTAGAGTGGGTCGCGTCCGCGGCTTCGGCACGCACCCCGGCTTTGTCGCAATTTGCAAGGAGAACACATGGCTCAGCAGAAGATCGCTTACGTCACCGGGGGCATGGGGGGCATCGGCACCGCCATCTGCCAACGCCTGCACAAGGAAGGCTTCAAGGTCATCGCGGGTTGCGGTCCATCGCGCGACTACACCAAGTGGCTCGACGAGCAGAAGGCGCAGGGCTTCACCTTCCACGCGTCGGTCGGCAACGTCGCCGAGTGGGATTCGACGGTCAGCGCGTTCAGCAAGGCCAAGGCCGAGCACGGCCCGATCGACGTGCTGGTGAACAACGCCGGCATCACCCGCGACCGCATGTTCCTCAAGATGACGCGCGAGGACTGGGACGCGGTGATCGAGACCAACCTCAACTCCATGTTCAACGTGACCAAGCAGGTGGTCAGCGACATGGTCGAGCGGGGCTGGGGCCGCATCGTCAACATCTCGTCGGTCAACGGCGAGAAGGGCCAGTCGGGGCAGACCAACTACTCGGCGGCCAAGGCCGGCATGCACGGCTTCTCGATGGCGCTGGCGCAGGAACTGGCGGGCAAGGGCGTGACCGTCAACACCGTCAGCCCGGGCTA includes the following:
- a CDS encoding acetyl-CoA C-acetyltransferase, whose product is MEDIVIVSAVRTAIGKFGGSLAKVPAPELGAIVIREALARANVDPAQVSEVIMGQVLAAGSGQNPARQALIKAGLPKEVPGLTINAVCGSGLKAVMLAAQAIAWGDAEIVVAGGQENMSAAPHVLLNSRDGQRMGDWKMIDSMIVDGLWDVYNQYHMGVTAENVAREHNIARAAQDELALASQRKAAGAQEAGRFKDEIVPVSIPQKKGDPVVFAQDEFINKKTSAEALAGLRPAFDKAGTVTAGNASGINDGAAALVVMSAKKAQALGLKPLARIASFGTSGLDPATMGMGPVPASRKALQRAGWKVQDVDLFELNEAFAAQACAVNKALDIDPAKVNVNGGAIALGHPIGASGARILVTLLHEMQRRDAKKGLAALCIGGGMGVSLAVDRG
- the phbB gene encoding acetoacetyl-CoA reductase yields the protein MAQQKIAYVTGGMGGIGTAICQRLHKEGFKVIAGCGPSRDYTKWLDEQKAQGFTFHASVGNVAEWDSTVSAFSKAKAEHGPIDVLVNNAGITRDRMFLKMTREDWDAVIETNLNSMFNVTKQVVSDMVERGWGRIVNISSVNGEKGQSGQTNYSAAKAGMHGFSMALAQELAGKGVTVNTVSPGYIGTDMVRAVRQDVLDKIIATIPVKRLGEPSEIASIIAWLAGEESGYTTGADFSINGGMHMH